One Paramisgurnus dabryanus chromosome 8, PD_genome_1.1, whole genome shotgun sequence DNA window includes the following coding sequences:
- the LOC141282468 gene encoding uncharacterized protein: MGWRRDREVDFQVYGDLMRAVNQYVKSDSCLDTEITSSTSKERLTAQTLSCITCGKTFSSQRLLERHERKHTEQKLFTRSEISFTTLQEKKLHSEDNREKKKKQFHCEQCGKICVSSSDLNVHMRTHSDEKPFYCTECGNYFKTKHTLKVHQRVHTGEKPYECPHCEKRFSCKRGLKTHVLLHTNERPYQCSECDKTFRDSGSLKKHQNIHFKEKLYQCSHCDKRFCHKYQLIIHQRVHTGETYHCSVCEKSFNRHESLVTHLTIHTGDKPYQCSQCDKTFTSSSYLKVHERVHTGEKPYHCSICGKSFSLKSTLLSHKRIHTDEKPFKCSQCDKMFAHSGNLKAHQRVHTGEKPYHCSVCGKSFSSSSRLRVHQRVHTGEKQHHCSVCGKSFSRHDSLVTHLRTHTGEKPYQCVQCDKTFSSSYSLKVHQRVHTGEKPYHCSVCGKNFSDSSQSRVHQRVHTGEKPHHCSVCWKSFNRHDSLVTHLRIHSGEKPFKCSQCDKTFAHSGNLKAHQRVHTG, translated from the coding sequence atgtgaagagtgattcatgtttggatacagaaataacgtcctcaacatcaaaagagcgactgacagcacaaactctttcctgcatcacctgtggaaagacattcagctcacagagacttttagagagacatgagagaaaacacacagaacagaaactcttcaccagatctgagatcagctttacaaccttacaagagaagaaacttcattcagaagacaacagagagaagaagaagaagcagtttCACTGTGAGCAGTGTGGAAAGATTTGTGTCTCTTCCTCTGATCTTAATGTtcacatgaggacacacagtgATGAAAAGCCTTTCTactgcactgaatgtggaaATTACTTCAAAACCAAACACACTCTTAAagttcatcagagagttcacacaggagaaaaaccGTACGAGTGTCCTCACTGTGAGAAGAGATTTAGCTGTAAACGTGGACTGAAGACACATGTGCTTTTACACACCAATGAGAGACCATATCAGTGCAGTGAATGTGACAAAACCTTTAGGGATTCAGGTTCATTAAAAAAACACCAGAATATTCACTTTAAAGAGAAACTCTATCAgtgttcacactgtgataaaCGGTTCTGTCATAAATATCAGCTGATaatccatcagagagttcacactggagaaacttatcactgtagtgtctgtgaGAAGAGTTTTAATCGACATGAAAGTTTAGTGACACACCTGACAATTCATACAGGTGACAAACCTTAccaatgctctcagtgtgacaagacgtttaCTTCTTCATCTTACTTAAAAGTCCAtgagagagttcatactggagagaaaccttatcactgcagtatctgtgggaagagttttagtctaAAGTCTACCTTACTAAGTCACAAGAGAATTCATACAgatgaaaaacctttcaaatgctctcagtgtgacaagatgTTTGCTCATTCAGGTAATTTAAAagcccatcagagagttcacactggagagaaaccttatcactgtagtgtctgtgggaaaAGCTTCTCTAGTTCATCCCGATTAAGagttcatcagagagttcatactggagaaaaACAAcatcactgtagtgtctgtgggaagagttttagtcgACATGACAGTTTAGTGACACACctgagaactcatacaggtgaaaaaccttaccaATGCGttcagtgtgacaagacgtttTCTTCTTCATATTCCTTAAAagtccatcagagagttcacactggagagaaaccttatcactgtagtgtctgtgggaagaaCTTCTCTGATTCATCTCAATCAAGagttcatcagagagttcatactggagaaaaacctcatcactgtagtgtctgttGGAAGAGTTTTAATCGACATGACAGTTTAGTGACACACCTGAGAATTCAttcaggtgaaaaacctttcaaatgctctcagtgtgacaagacttTTGCTCATTCAGGTAATTTAAAagcccatcagagagttcatactggataG